The genomic stretch TGTTTAAGTCGGAAAGAAAAGAATACTTCATTATAAAAATTGTAATTGAATGagtttagagagaagaagagaaaaaaaaaattagagtagaagaaaatatgagttatAAAGAAGgtgtagaatatatatatataattatgaagaaatatttatatataatattattaatttatataataattaaatggtAAAAAAATCAACATATGGTTACACCATAATAATATCATGTACTtcataattttatataataatatatagagATGGTCTATGTTAATTGCCTGCTATAAGCTTATGCTATTTCTTATTGACACAATGAGAAAAAGATACGTTCAATCAAAACTTAAATTCCTttccaacaaaaaaaataaaaacttaaatgTAAGTTAaagtaatttattatttatttagtctaaaatatatattacaaattaaaaaaaaatcaatgtgtAACCGATAATAAGGTCACCCTAATCAAATTATATAAATATCTTTCCATAGctcatttaatttataattaaattacTGTAATTGAAATGATAAGGTCACTCTAATCAAAGATATTTTTCAATCTACCGAATTACGTAAATTAAATTacgcatttttaattaataatattacaaattaGTAACAAATTTCTCATTCAAGGCACTATTTCTATTCTTTGTTAAtaataaaaactcaaaaattatcttatataaatatcttatttaaaattaattttgtaagtagtttattatcttatttaattttttgtaagtttattaggtgttaaaatcaaagataatgtatatgAATGCCacataatttttttgaaattctcctttatttatatatatatatatatatatataaaatcaacaTATGGTTACACCATAATAATATCATGTActtcatatttttatataataattaaatgatattatgaTAATAAGGTCACCCTaatcaaatatatttttcaatCTACATAATTACTCAAATTAAATTAAGAATGATAATAAAGTCACCCTAATCAAATTATATAAATATCTCTCCATAGctcatttaatttataataatcaaattatataaATATCTCTCCATAAATTTTGTAAGTAGTTtattatcttattttaatttttgtaagtTTATTTTTGTAAGTAGTTTATTATCTTTCCTaatcaaatatatttttcaatCTATAGAATTACTCAAATTAAATTAGGTATGATAATAAAGTCGCCCTATTCAAATTATATAAATATCTCTCCATAGctcatttaatttataataattaaattatataaatatctcTCCATAAATTTTGTAAGTAGTTtattatcttattttaattttaatttttgtaagtTTATTTTTATAAGTAGTTtattatcttatttaaatttttgtaagtttattagattttaaaatcaaagataatgtatatgaatttaaaaattaaaaaaaattagatcaaTGGAGAAAATAGAATTAGTGGTTTGAAGAGATTGTAGAATGCCACATAATCTTCTTGAagttctcctttatatatatatatatatatatatataagaatttataatattaatataatattttattcattattataATACACTAATTAAAAAAATGTCTTCTAAAAATCGTTAAGAATTGTatattataatgttataataatcGTTAGTATTATTatagaaataaaaaaatgtaataaaatatggaaaatcccattaaaagtctttctgttgagtttttggttggctATGACCCTTGACCTGGGGAACATTAACCTTGAAGAAAGTTTTTTTATCGAGTCAAGACGCCTTGTTGTGTCCCAAAACCATTAGTTTGCTTCTTTTCATTGCAATTGTATACTTTTCATATGTCAACTAAATTGAAATATGAAGTGAGTATTTGATTGGAATTGTATATAATGATACTATATTTATTATAAGGAATAAATCGGTCAAACATAACCAGAACAAACCAAAGAATCAAAGTTACTATGTTCACAACATAATTGCTGAGATGAAATTTAGCTAAAATAAAAGATTGATCACTTATTGAAGGTTTAGTATTTTCCTCTCCACGAATGCCACTTCAATTTCAATTGAAACCATAAAGGAGGCAAGCCGAGTACCCCTCTTGACAAACTGGGATCAAAGACATCAAAATGCGCCTTACTCAAAGAATCCAACAGGACTTGAGCAGGCACTGCAGGCAGCAGCACCGGACGAGCCTCAGTAGGCACTGTTCCAACCAACTCACGAGCCTTCTGTAAATGAACATTAGCTACAGATGCCATGTCAAACACCGCGCTACATAGATTTTCTCGAGATTCTAAACGTAGTTCTATTTGACCTCCCTGATTAGTCAATAAGCCATGCTTGGCCGCTACCTCAGTGGGTATGTAAGAAAAGTGGTGGTTGCGGCTAGCGTGGTACGGTAGTGACTTGATCAGCAAAAGAAGGCCACTCGCTTTGCCAACATGTGAGGCTGCATGATCAGCTATAGTGGACCTTATACCGCCAGCCTGAAGCGTAGTGTAAAGAATAGTTGAGGCAGTGTCTTCTGCATATTGCTCCAACTCTTTAATCTTTTCTGGGATTTCAGTGCTCTCTCTTCTGGCATCGTTAATTCGAGCTTCCACAGATCGTTTTAACCACCCTTTGGTGATTTTGTTCTCATGTATAACTGAGGAGAGAGCCTGAGCTGTAGGGTGTTCGATAGCCTTTTTAGCGTAGATTTTGTCTATGGCTTCTTGCCACCACAGCAGGCGCATAAGGCCAATCTTCGGATCAGATGCAACATCCATAGCTCTGGCTGTTTCGATGTTGAAGGCACGAATTGCAAATGCAGCCTTCCGCATGTTGACGGGAAGTTCCAGAAGGCAAAGGTAGTGATGGTAATCATAGCTTCGTACTTGTTGTACACAATACGAGAACGATGCCCGCAAGCTACTAGATGTCAAACCACCACCGTTCATCAAATTTCTAGCGCAATTCTACCTGTAAAAGCATGATCACATCGGTTTTGTAAGATTTAAATCAGCAAAGACTAATCATGTGAAGAAGAAAATGACCAAGCTTAGAAGTAAACTATACTTCTATGCTTACAAAAATTCCTACAAAGTCTAGACCTTAGAATATAATACATACACATCCGCAAAAGCATTAAGTTTTCTCTATTTTCGAAGCTCAATATTCAAAAGCTAAGGTTTGATATAGAACAAACCTCAAGTAAATTAGCTCAAACTTCAAAGCTCAACGGCCTAAAAGAAAATGCAAGTCTAACATTGTACCATATGATCTTACTTGCCATGCATAGAAAGTCAATCTTTTTATACAGCTACAACAACTTGTCCTGATTACTTGTTACACACAATCAAAGTCTTCAATTACCTTACCAAATCTAAAAATACATTAAATTTAAGTATTAAAACGCAAAAACCACCAAGGAGAAAAGAGAAAACACCATATTTTCTCACAGGAAATTGATCAAACAGAACCAAGACATTTTGCTGAGacttttatttttccttaaaatACTCCAGTAACATTACAATCATCAAAATAAAGCAAAACCCAATACTAAATTAGACTAAAAGAAACAAATGTACCTAAGTAAAGAAATTGAACTCATCTAagatcttcaaaaaaaaaaagctcaaaGAGATAAAAGCCAACCTCCTTAAAATCAATAGGGAGGGTGAAACAGAAGCTTGATTAAAAAAAAAGGACGAAATGGCTGGCCGGCGCCGTCGACTTGAGGAGGTGTGGACACTTTCGAGGTAGCTGCTGCTCCAGATGAGagctggagagagagagagagtttggctGAAAGCAAGAAGGAGAGACTGATCTATTGGGTTAGAAATATTGGGCCCAACATAAAAATGGGCTTTCGAAAGGATTCCGCCTGTTGGTTATGCAAGCACAAAATTTTCACTATTCACtacttttatttttgaaaaatactcatttattttgtaaaattatgtttgagactttttatttgaaaaatatatttttgaactTAAAAGTGGATCAAAATAACCCCAAATCTAGttttgtttaaaatatttttaaaaataatcaaaatatccacgaagttttaaattatatttaattgaagtattttaaatttttaaaaatattaaataaattaaaaatctaTTATTCTCACCTCCTTTTTCGTCCTTCTCATGTCTACTctttaagagtaatgatatgtgtacccaaaatatacacccaaacattacacacagtgatgtagcagtttgacttagtcaatcacatttattaaaactgggacccactgttttaaaaagcagtgacacgtcattgtgtgtaatgtttgagtgcatattttgggtgcacatatcattccTCATTCAACTAAAATCTCATTCAAATTTGGATTTTATCAAATTCAATAAAGAAACCAATAAAGAATGAACAAAATCCAACTCAAACCTAACAAAATCTTATTCAAAATCAAATACTACACTCAATTTggaaaaaatcaaattaaaactCAAAAGTATTAAGAAAAAGCTTCAAATTCACAttgaaaatatttcaaaccaTCATCACATGAACCATATGTTAGGAataatgtcctaaaagcatgtaaatacattttattgatttaaataaaagtacaattttattatatttgaatgttataattattgtttgaattaattatataataatatcaaaaaaattctttattcattcatgaaaaatatgatcttatattagtacgagagaattaatgtcatatataatgaataaaatagtcagtgaCATATtgaagtatgaaatctttaataaatgattactagtgcggtttactaagcatacatgatgcaaGTGATTTAGATTCAgcttattgatgtggatagacatcttagtaaatatgttgtatataataaagattatatatgacaggaccgatgagaattaattatctttataaacttgtcatttgacataaatatttaattcttatcatagtatatgatcatttatagatcagtcCAAAatttgagtattcatgaactcgtgtttatgtttattgaatcttttgattcactcattaaggtttcttagtataatgaggctaatgatttttgttttggagattcaatatcatgaatgactgggaacatgatttataataatagaatacatactttcctaatagatcgaatattagttcccttaaaggttaattctggaactgaatatgttacacccagatttcgagacaagaagttatgaccccgaaaactgggctcgtcaggtgtgagctcgaaacatatACGATCATCATATGATCCAACTGTCGAACCTCTTTgaacgacctcgaggatgtgtagtctcaaatattctctgagctcgcaatggcATGATACAAAGCTTGAATATATTTTTCACTGTTTGCCTTCAAgagagatggttcgagctcgggaAGTACAAGCTCGAATGTGACAACATCATCTACATCTACTTGTTCCGAGCATAAGAGAAGCTAGGCGGCGATCTCGTGAATGACTCATGGTCTCGGCAAACTCAATGCCAATTACtaatctcgaagatttgatgaatcatctaggataatcagttacgtgtgaacatgtttattgttgtataatcctaatatttaagggatgtcatttaatctgttatttgTTCCCGATCTTCGTGGGACGTTTTCttgtatgtaggaaataatgcattaaatagcattattttaattgatttacagaatatcttccccaaatatgtgggaatgaattctacaaccttctctataaatagcgaaggaaacaccatttgtagGGGATCGATTTTTTGATTTCTGggaaaaactctgggcaactcttctctgaaaagttccagagaactcccaagtcttaataatatagactcgtggactaggcagagttaactactaaaccacgtaaaaatcctctagttttcctctttattcatttgcaccaGTATTCTGTTGTTTAATtactctactatttaagttgacgaaaaacgacatcaacagtttggtgcttcattgagagccattaaacagtacGTGCGTGAGTCTATTCAGTCAGAGAGCCTCCCAAATCAACAATggcagcaaatgatcccaatgttcctgaggaggaaattgtAGATGAAGCTGAGTACCCCCGACGCCctagaaagcagcctatggtgaattcagatcctgatgagaggagtggttcatccgactctcggggaccaccagccccc from Humulus lupulus chromosome 5, drHumLupu1.1, whole genome shotgun sequence encodes the following:
- the LOC133778227 gene encoding uncharacterized protein LOC133778227, yielding MNGGGLTSSSLRASFSYCVQQVRSYDYHHYLCLLELPVNMRKAAFAIRAFNIETARAMDVASDPKIGLMRLLWWQEAIDKIYAKKAIEHPTAQALSSVIHENKITKGWLKRSVEARINDARRESTEIPEKIKELEQYAEDTASTILYTTLQAGGIRSTIADHAASHVGKASGLLLLIKSLPYHASRNHHFSYIPTEVAAKHGLLTNQGGQIELRLESRENLCSAVFDMASVANVHLQKARELVGTVPTEARPVLLPAVPAQVLLDSLSKAHFDVFDPSLSRGVLGLPPLWFQLKLKWHSWRGKY